The Pirellulales bacterium genome has a segment encoding these proteins:
- a CDS encoding sigma-70 family RNA polymerase sigma factor — translation MLDELEDDVAANPDDAVELVDKTADEPDLVDDELLAADPLAAGDVELDAELKGEELAEGDLESWSDDPVRMYLTQMGEIPLLTRQEEISLAKRIEITRTHFRHKLLECDFVIQYAVRILNRVHKGELPFDRTVQVSVTDRLEKDQILGRLPHNLLTVNELLKRNKGDYRIAFSKSTKPSVRREAWLRLNRRRKRTVKLVEELGLRTQRVETMIRTLEEFSRRLDDLKCQIDQHKKAKLPPTERAPWVKEFRQILRATQETPKSLRNRVLNIKGIYTHYQRAKRGLSEGNLRLVVSIAKKYRNRGLSFLDLIQEGNAGLMRAVDKFEYRRGFKFCTYATWWIRQAITRAVADQSRTIRIPVHMVETMSRVRNVSRELLQRLGREPTIEETARAAGTAIDETRRVLAMSRYPISLDRPVGNSEDSHFGDLLPDGDAESPAIGAAQEMLKSRIGKVLKTLSYREREIIKLRYGLGDGYSYTLEEVGHIFKVTRERIRQIEAKAVRKLQQPSRAEELKGFLDWS, via the coding sequence CTGTTAGATGAATTGGAAGATGATGTTGCGGCTAACCCGGATGACGCCGTTGAGCTTGTCGATAAGACGGCCGATGAGCCTGACCTTGTCGATGACGAGTTATTGGCCGCCGACCCGCTCGCCGCGGGCGATGTTGAGCTTGATGCCGAGCTAAAAGGCGAAGAACTCGCCGAAGGCGACCTGGAGAGTTGGTCGGATGATCCGGTGAGGATGTATCTGACGCAAATGGGCGAAATCCCGCTGCTCACTCGGCAGGAAGAAATCTCGCTCGCCAAGCGCATTGAGATCACGCGCACTCATTTCCGCCACAAGCTGCTCGAATGCGACTTTGTGATTCAGTACGCCGTGCGGATTTTGAATCGCGTTCACAAAGGTGAATTGCCGTTTGACCGGACGGTGCAAGTAAGCGTAACCGATCGATTGGAGAAAGACCAAATCCTCGGCCGCTTGCCGCACAATCTGCTGACGGTCAATGAGTTGCTGAAGCGCAACAAGGGCGACTACCGCATCGCCTTTAGCAAATCGACGAAGCCGAGCGTTCGCCGCGAAGCGTGGTTGCGGCTCAATCGCCGCCGTAAACGGACGGTGAAGCTGGTGGAAGAACTAGGCCTCCGCACGCAGCGCGTCGAAACGATGATCCGCACGCTCGAAGAATTCAGCCGCCGGCTGGACGATTTGAAGTGTCAGATCGATCAACACAAGAAGGCCAAGCTGCCGCCAACCGAACGGGCGCCATGGGTCAAGGAATTCCGCCAGATTCTGCGGGCGACTCAAGAAACGCCCAAGAGCCTGCGGAACCGAGTGCTGAACATCAAAGGCATCTATACGCACTATCAACGCGCCAAGCGCGGCCTCTCGGAAGGCAACTTGCGACTGGTGGTATCGATTGCCAAAAAGTACCGCAACCGCGGCCTGAGTTTCTTGGATCTCATCCAAGAAGGCAATGCCGGGTTGATGCGGGCGGTCGATAAGTTCGAGTACCGCCGCGGCTTCAAGTTCTGCACGTATGCGACGTGGTGGATTCGCCAGGCGATTACCCGCGCCGTGGCCGACCAAAGCCGCACGATTCGCATCCCAGTTCACATGGTCGAAACGATGAGCCGCGTGCGAAACGTCTCGCGCGAACTGCTGCAGCGTCTCGGCCGCGAGCCGACGATCGAAGAGACGGCCCGTGCCGCGGGCACGGCCATCGACGAGACTCGCCGCGTGCTGGCGATGAGCCGCTATCCGATCAGCCTCGACCGTCCGGTTGGCAATAGCGAAGACAGCCACTTCGGCGACCTGCTGCCCGATGGCGATGCCGAAAGCCCCGCCATCGGCGCCGCTCAAGAGATGCTGAAATCGCGGATCGGCAAAGTGCTGAAAACGCTCAGCTACCGCGAACGCGAAATCATCAAGCTGCGTTACGGCCTGGGGGACGGCTACAGCTATACGCTGGAAGAAGTCGGTCACATCTTCAAGGTCACACGCGAGCGCATTCGCCAGATCGAAGCCAAGGCCGTCCGCAAGCTGCAACAACCCAGCCGCGCGGAAGAGCTGAAGGGATTCTTGGATTGGTCGTAA
- the uvrA gene encoding excinuclease ABC subunit UvrA: MGPPVETTIVAAGGTAKHVAGAEYREAPLDYDCIRIRGARVHNLQNLDVDIPRDKLVVLTGPSGSGKSSLAVDTIFAEGQRQFIESLSVYARQFLHQLERPDVDLIEGLQPTILVDQRAGNANPRSTVATATEIYDHLRLLYARLGAAYCYQCGTPIRQQSLEEIQADLMELPAGTKLMILAPFVRGRKGQQQEIFEQIRKAGFQRARVDGAVIDVGGEPPQLAPRKNHTIEAVVDRIVIREGIDDRLAESLNLAITHGGGAILVSYQVRDPDQSDAGQWKELIFSTLYACPNCKISYEELEPRTFSFNSPYGACPTCEGLGAREEFDPELILADEEQSLASGLILPWRNEPTSAAKQHREELEKLGVDFDLPYAQWKPAQREKLLRGDGKQFLGILVLLEKEFATATKPADQERLAVFRGPVACKACGGARLRPEARHVRIGGKAIHEVVALTIEKAQAFFVGLAFDDEDLPIYEPLAAEISGRLHFLDKVGLNYLTLDRPNDTLSGGELQRVRLATGIGSGLVGVCYVLDEPSIGLHPRDNQRLIDALRDLQSQGNTVLVVEHDEVMMREADLLFDIGPGAGAHGGQIVARGTPQQVCDNPNSITGQYLAGAKRIVVPSARRRVAKTRSISIEGVATNNLKNVNARFPLGVFTCITGVSGSGKSSLVNETFAKAVQRRMTGVGPKPGPHTSLRGVNQIDKLVVIDQSPIGRSPRSNPATYVGIFDEIRKTFAGTREAKQRGFKSGRFSFNIKGGRCEECQGMGIKKIEMQFLPDLHVRCPECEGKRFNRQTLEVRFKGLSIADALELRIDDAATVFENFPLIARPIASLQEVGLGYLTLGQSAATLSGGEAQRVKLAAELSRVQTGSTLYLLDEPTTGLHFDDVRKLLEVLGRLVDLGNTVMVIEHNLDVIKTADWLIDLGPEGGDAGGQIVAEGTPEEVALLANNHTGRLLKPLIAKATSSRASCAS, encoded by the coding sequence ATGGGGCCTCCTGTGGAAACCACGATTGTCGCCGCCGGCGGGACTGCCAAGCATGTCGCCGGCGCTGAATATCGCGAGGCCCCCCTCGACTACGACTGCATCCGCATCCGCGGCGCTCGGGTTCACAATTTACAGAACCTGGACGTCGATATCCCCCGCGACAAGCTCGTGGTCCTCACCGGCCCCAGCGGTTCAGGGAAAAGCTCGCTGGCAGTCGATACGATCTTCGCCGAAGGGCAGCGGCAGTTTATCGAAAGCCTTTCGGTTTACGCGCGGCAGTTTCTGCATCAACTGGAGCGGCCCGACGTCGATCTGATCGAAGGTCTTCAGCCGACAATCCTCGTCGACCAGCGTGCGGGCAACGCCAATCCGCGCAGCACCGTCGCCACGGCAACCGAAATCTACGACCACTTGCGGCTCCTTTATGCTCGCCTTGGCGCGGCGTACTGCTACCAATGCGGCACGCCGATTCGCCAACAATCGCTAGAGGAAATCCAAGCCGATCTGATGGAACTTCCCGCCGGCACCAAATTGATGATCCTGGCCCCCTTCGTGCGGGGCCGCAAAGGTCAACAACAAGAAATCTTCGAGCAGATCCGCAAAGCCGGTTTTCAGCGCGCCCGCGTCGATGGAGCAGTGATCGATGTCGGCGGCGAACCTCCCCAGCTTGCCCCGCGAAAAAATCACACGATCGAAGCGGTCGTCGATCGGATCGTGATCCGCGAAGGCATCGACGATCGACTCGCCGAATCACTCAACTTGGCCATCACGCACGGCGGCGGAGCGATCCTTGTCAGCTACCAAGTCCGCGACCCCGACCAGTCCGACGCCGGCCAGTGGAAGGAACTCATCTTCAGCACCCTCTACGCCTGCCCCAACTGCAAAATCAGCTATGAAGAACTCGAGCCGCGCACGTTCAGCTTCAACAGCCCCTACGGCGCCTGTCCGACCTGCGAAGGGCTGGGCGCGCGGGAGGAGTTCGACCCCGAACTCATCCTTGCCGACGAAGAGCAATCCCTTGCCTCCGGCCTGATTTTGCCCTGGCGAAACGAACCGACTTCAGCAGCCAAACAGCATCGCGAAGAACTGGAAAAACTCGGAGTCGATTTCGACTTGCCCTACGCACAGTGGAAACCGGCGCAGCGCGAAAAACTCCTCCGCGGCGATGGCAAGCAATTCCTCGGAATCTTAGTTCTGCTCGAAAAGGAATTCGCGACCGCCACCAAGCCCGCCGACCAAGAACGTCTCGCTGTCTTTCGCGGCCCGGTCGCTTGCAAGGCGTGTGGCGGGGCACGGCTTCGTCCCGAAGCCCGTCACGTGCGCATCGGCGGCAAAGCGATCCACGAAGTCGTCGCGCTGACCATCGAAAAAGCGCAAGCGTTTTTCGTGGGTTTGGCGTTCGACGACGAAGACCTCCCGATCTATGAACCTTTGGCCGCCGAAATCTCCGGCCGCTTGCACTTCCTCGACAAAGTCGGCCTCAACTACCTGACGCTCGACCGCCCCAACGACACCCTCAGCGGAGGCGAGCTGCAGCGAGTCCGCCTCGCCACGGGCATCGGCTCGGGCCTCGTCGGCGTCTGCTACGTTCTCGACGAGCCTTCGATCGGGCTGCACCCACGCGACAACCAACGGCTGATCGACGCGCTCCGCGATCTGCAATCGCAAGGCAATACGGTGCTCGTCGTCGAACACGACGAAGTGATGATGCGCGAGGCCGATTTGCTGTTCGACATCGGACCAGGCGCAGGCGCTCACGGCGGCCAGATCGTCGCTCGGGGCACGCCGCAGCAAGTATGCGACAATCCTAACTCGATCACCGGCCAATATCTCGCGGGCGCCAAGCGCATTGTCGTGCCATCCGCGCGCCGCCGCGTCGCTAAGACTCGTTCGATCTCCATCGAAGGAGTCGCCACGAATAATCTCAAGAACGTCAACGCTCGCTTCCCGCTTGGCGTGTTCACGTGCATCACCGGCGTCAGCGGCTCCGGAAAAAGCTCGCTGGTGAACGAAACCTTCGCCAAGGCCGTGCAGCGCCGCATGACCGGCGTCGGCCCGAAACCGGGCCCTCACACCAGCCTTCGCGGCGTCAACCAAATCGACAAGCTCGTCGTCATCGATCAATCGCCCATCGGTCGCTCGCCGCGCAGCAACCCAGCGACCTATGTCGGCATTTTCGATGAAATCCGCAAAACCTTCGCCGGCACGCGCGAAGCCAAGCAGCGCGGCTTCAAAAGTGGCCGCTTCAGCTTCAATATCAAAGGCGGCCGCTGCGAAGAATGCCAAGGGATGGGCATCAAGAAAATCGAAATGCAATTCCTTCCTGACTTACACGTCCGTTGCCCGGAGTGTGAAGGCAAACGCTTCAACCGCCAAACCCTCGAAGTCAGGTTCAAAGGCCTTTCGATCGCCGATGCCCTCGAGCTGCGAATCGACGATGCGGCCACCGTGTTTGAAAATTTCCCGTTAATCGCCCGCCCGATCGCCAGCTTGCAAGAAGTCGGCCTCGGCTATCTCACGCTCGGCCAATCCGCCGCCACCCTCTCTGGCGGCGAAGCCCAACGGGTGAAACTCGCCGCCGAACTCAGCCGCGTCCAAACCGGTAGCACGCTCTACCTGCTCGACGAACCCACTACCGGACTACACTTCGACGATGTCCGCAAACTGCTCGAAGTGTTGGGGCGGCTGGTGGACCTTGGCAACACGGTCATGGTTATCGAACACAACCTCGATGTCATCAAAACCGCCGACTGGCTGATTGACCTCGGTCCCGAAGGAGGCGACGCCGGTGGCCAAATCGTCGCCGAAGGAACGCCGGAAGAAGTCGCCTTACTGGCCAACAATCACACGGGGAGACTGCTCAAACCACTGATTGCCAAGGCGACTTCTTCCCGAGCCTCGTGCGCCAGCTAG